A single window of Polyodon spathula isolate WHYD16114869_AA chromosome 2, ASM1765450v1, whole genome shotgun sequence DNA harbors:
- the msmp1 gene encoding prostate-associated microseminoprotein, translated as MESTSTHTAFLLLAALLGTCFLGVQTKCYFQSRALCEHNGVQYEISESWMDSNCLLCTCLHPVGVGCCEITQHPIDFPDWCEALYDPQSCQITVVQKANPRLPCVSSTEFGGSTTTAATVQEGPFHFRGRKRG; from the exons ATGGAGTCCACATCAACCCACACAGCTTTCCTGCTCCTAGCAGCCCTGCTGGGCACTTGTTTTCTGGGAGTCCAGACCAAGTGCTACTTCCAGTCTCGAG CGCTGTGTGAGCATAACGGTGTGCAATACGAAATCAGCGAGTCGTGGATGGACAGCAACTGCCTGCTCTGTACCTGCCTGCACCCTGTGGGAGTTGGCTGTTGTGAGAT CACTCAGCACCCCATCGACTTCCCTGACTGGTGCGAGGCGCTGTACGACCCACAGAGCTGCCAGATCACTGTGGTTCAGAAGGCGAACCCGCGACTGCCCTGCGTGAGCAGCACAGAGTTTGGGGGCAGCACCACCACTGCTGCCACCGTCCAGGAGGGGCCCTTTCACTTCAGGGGCCGCAAGAGGGGCTAG